A single region of the bacterium genome encodes:
- a CDS encoding MBOAT family O-acyltransferase has product MNLLSFGFVPFMAVACAAYWASPARFRAHVLLIASLAFYAFWDARLLALLVASALANHAVVRELARPAGVLTASRRRAILRLGIGLQCALLFAFKYFAFFAGSARSLLEAAGLPATPLALDIAVPLGLSYFCLKAIAIQAETYLGRLPAAPTAIHHVVYLLFFPSLTAGPIDRPQPFLAQLDPAVRPSLRASLRRGGDLLFVGAVKKLVIANHLAPAVDRAFAGDFAGAGSAALAAATYAFYIYADFSGYTDLARGCAACLGFDLAVNFRTPYGAHSPSEFWQRWHMSLSSWLRDYVFLPLGGAFRSRGRAYLNLVLTMLVAGLWHGASWMYVLWGLYFGLLMVGHRALQPSLKRLRRRLRLRGRVRQAVEVALSFSLVGFGWLIFRGDGPRQLVSAFANGPSVGAGDWRPFLTTVVPLALLMVLTDALGGRDAEPALLRSRRIPWWGKPVLVALAAYAVFILGVQTQSFVYAQF; this is encoded by the coding sequence ATGAACCTGCTGTCGTTCGGATTCGTCCCGTTCATGGCGGTCGCGTGCGCGGCGTACTGGGCGTCGCCGGCCAGGTTCCGCGCCCACGTCCTGCTGATCGCCAGCCTCGCGTTCTACGCGTTCTGGGACGCGCGGCTGCTCGCGCTGCTGGTCGCATCCGCGCTGGCCAACCACGCCGTCGTGCGCGAACTCGCCCGCCCCGCCGGCGTGCTGACGGCGTCCCGGCGGCGCGCGATCCTGCGCCTCGGCATCGGCCTGCAATGCGCGCTGCTCTTCGCGTTCAAGTATTTCGCCTTCTTCGCCGGGAGCGCCCGTTCGCTCCTGGAGGCGGCCGGGCTGCCCGCGACGCCGCTCGCGCTGGACATCGCGGTCCCGTTGGGCCTGTCCTATTTCTGCCTGAAGGCCATCGCCATCCAGGCCGAGACGTACCTGGGGCGCCTGCCGGCCGCGCCGACGGCGATCCACCACGTCGTCTACCTGCTGTTCTTCCCGTCGCTCACCGCCGGACCCATCGACCGGCCGCAGCCCTTCCTCGCGCAGCTCGATCCCGCCGTCCGCCCGTCGCTGCGGGCCTCCCTGCGGCGGGGCGGCGACCTGCTGTTCGTCGGCGCCGTGAAGAAGCTCGTCATCGCCAACCACCTGGCGCCCGCGGTCGACCGCGCGTTCGCCGGCGATTTCGCCGGCGCGGGGTCCGCCGCCCTGGCCGCCGCGACCTACGCCTTCTACATCTACGCCGACTTCTCGGGCTACACCGATCTCGCGCGCGGCTGCGCCGCCTGCCTCGGCTTCGATCTCGCCGTCAACTTCCGCACACCGTACGGGGCGCACAGCCCCAGCGAGTTCTGGCAGCGCTGGCACATGTCCCTGTCGAGCTGGCTGCGCGACTACGTGTTCCTGCCGCTGGGCGGCGCGTTCCGCTCGCGCGGGCGGGCGTACCTGAACCTGGTGCTCACGATGCTCGTGGCCGGCCTCTGGCACGGCGCCTCGTGGATGTACGTCCTGTGGGGCCTGTACTTCGGCCTGCTGATGGTGGGCCACCGCGCCCTGCAGCCCTCGCTGAAGCGGCTGCGCCGCCGGTTGCGCCTGCGCGGCCGCGTCCGGCAGGCCGTCGAAGTCGCCCTCTCGTTCTCGCTCGTGGGTTTCGGGTGGCTGATCTTCCGCGGCGACGGCCCGCGCCAGCTGGTTTCGGCCTTCGCGAACGGCCCGTCCGTGGGCGCAGGGGACTGGCGGCCCTTCCTGACGACGGTCGTCCCTTTGGCCCTGCTCATGGTGCTGACCGACGCCCTCGGCGGCAGGGACGCCGAACCGGCCCTGCTGCGCAGCCGCCGGATCCCGTGGTGGGGCAAGCCCGTGCTCGTCGCCCTGGCGGCCTACGCCGTCTTCATCCTCGGCGTGCAGACGCAGTCGTTCGTCTACGCCCAGTTCTGA